The Candidatus Nanoarchaeia archaeon DNA window AACAAAAATAGCGACAAAGGTTTTGAAGGATGGGGATTATGTTGAGGTGGATGCAAATAAAGGCATTGTCAGGAAACTGGGCAGATAATCTTTGCTCTCACTTCAGTGGATGCAGGCGCAGCTCCTTTATGCGGTCGAAATCTTTGATATTGAGTGTTGCTAAAGGGCATTGATTAACAATAGCCGTTGCTGCGATAAAAATGTCGCGTATACCTATCAGCCTTCCTGAGGATTTCAGCTGTTTGAAGACCTCTGCAGCTTTTCTGGCGCAGTCTTCGGACAGGCTAAGAATCTCTGTGCGGGAAGCGAACTGATCAATGGCATCGAGGTTTTTCTCCCTTAAATATAATTCAAAGATGCTGATGGAGGTGATGCACATCACCTTATCCTGGCAGGTATCA harbors:
- a CDS encoding type II toxin-antitoxin system VapC family toxin, whose amino-acid sequence is MEQKVCIDSDIAIEILKGTKKGAAFLDTCQDKVMCITSISIFELYLREKNLDAIDQFASRTEILSLSEDCARKAAEVFKQLKSSGRLIGIRDIFIAATAIVNQCPLATLNIKDFDRIKELRLHPLK